One window of the Pelmatolapia mariae isolate MD_Pm_ZW linkage group LG15, Pm_UMD_F_2, whole genome shotgun sequence genome contains the following:
- the znf410 gene encoding zinc finger protein 410, whose protein sequence is MLSDELDSKPELLVQFVQNASIPLVQGLEDSESKHCCLPLLAPAESSLCTPLELTDGGLSHEPENSPSLTEFGGVSEQSSLVVQTHSHPQASPSPPPILHDLQQSDNTSYVLLNLAKGITASSESLIFAADGAGDDEDEGVPSGDYGIDGSAPWYLRVQELAHDSLIAATRAQLAKDAKASQDARAASVTNGDHTHSLIADGDKRDLSARTSRPLSKQMRCSFEGCCKTFTWPAHFKYHLKTHRNDRMFRCGAEGCGKSFYVLQRLQVHMRTHNGEKPFICKETNCGKRFTTAGNLKNHRRTHTGEKPFLCEADGCGRSFAEYSSLRKHMLVHSGEKPHVCGICGKTFSQSGSRNVHMRKRHGEEGLSSESRETGEALTQSSLLEADGENGDNMVTMTTTVEPMNLHHAMLRSPGSADSVVVLSQPHELVTMTTEGHAYGEDVVALL, encoded by the exons ATGCTTTCTGATGAGCTTGACTCCAAACCAGAG CTGCTGGTGCAGTTTGTGCAGAACGCGTCCATCCCATTGGTGCAGGGTCTGGAGGACTCGGAGTCCAAACACTGCTGCCTGCCTCTGCTGGCCCCTGCTGAGAGCTCCCTGTGCACCCCGCTGGAGCTCACAG ATGGAGGCCTAAGCCACGAGCCTGAGAATTCCCCCTCCCTGACAGAGTTTGGAGGCGTGTCAGAGCAAAGCTCATTAGTAGTCCAGACGCACTCTCACCCACAGGCCTCACCAAGCCCCCCGCCCATCCTCCATGACTTACAGCAGTCAGACAACACTTCCTATGTCCTGCTGAACCTTGCAAAAG GCATTACAGCCTCCTCAGAGTCCCTGATCTTCGCTGCAGATGGCGCCggggatgatgaagatgagggGGTCCCATCGGGGGACTACGGAATAGATGGCAGCGCTCCCTGGTATCTGCGGGTACAAGAGCTGGCACATGACAGCTTGATCGCCGCCACACGGGCTCAGCTAGCGAAGGATGCCAAGGCCAGCCAGGACGCCAGAGCTGCAAGTGTCACGAACG GtgaccacacacacagtctgatAGCAGATGGGGACAAACGAGACCTTTCTGCCAGAACGAGCCGCCCCCTCTCCAAGCAGATGCGCTGCTCGTTTGAGGGCTGCTGCAAGACGTTCACCTGGCCCGCTCATTTCAAATATCACCTCAAAACACACAG GAATGACCGGATGTTCAGGTGCGGCGCAGAAGGCTGCGGGAAGAGTTTCTACGTGCTGCAGAGGCTGCAGGTTCACATGAGGACTCACAACGGCGAGAAGCCCTTCATTTGCAAGGAGACGAACTGTGGCAAGAGGTTCACCACTGCTGGAAACTTGAAGAaccacagacgcacacacacag GAGAGAAGCCTTTTCTGTGTGAAGCAGATGGCTGTGGGCGATCCTTTGCAGAGTATTCCAGTCTACGAAAACACATGCTCGTGCATTCTG GTGAGAAGCCTCATGTGTGTGGGATCTGTGGGAAGACTTTTTCTCAGTCGGGCAGCAGAAACGTCCACATGAGGAAGAGACACGGAGAGGAGGGACTCAGTAGTGAAAGCAGAGAAACAG GAGAGGCTCTGACACAAAGCAGCCTGCTGGAGGCAGACGGTGAGAATGGAGACAATATGGTCACCATGACAACAACTGTGGAACCCATGAATCTTCACCACGCCATGCTGAGATCACCAG gcTCTGCAGACTCTGTGGTAGTTCTCTCTCAACCGCATGAACTGGTGACCATGACAACGGAGGGCCATGCATATGGAGAAGATGTAGTTGCTCTGCTGTAG